A window from Alkalicoccobacillus plakortidis encodes these proteins:
- the tagH gene encoding teichoic acids export ABC transporter ATP-binding subunit TagH: MQHKVKLTGVSKQYTLYRTNTEKLLDILTPKSMKKEKQRNFYALRDISLEIKDGETVGVVGINGSGKSTISNILSHVIPPTEGQIDINGEPSLIAINVGLNNNLSGYDNIELKLLMHGFSRNEVDQLTPSIEDFADIGDFMNQPVKKYSSGMKSRLGFAISVHTNPDLLIVDEALSVGDKTFYQKCLDKINEFKSQGKTIIFISHSIGQIKSISDRVLWLHNGELKEFGETKTVLENYEEYINWFNKLSNEAKQAHKEELKDKRSTIVAPNHQEKKVIEPEEKPYDPDILPSRYTQKKKKVRVKSKKQLNLAFPLQLSIFVLAFIISGIFLVSPTIGTSVSEGNEEDNADLVEQEEIEQESLFNEDKEGYISVEEAALYQDAHLNIEDTVLPFASKVTIIGEMQNLMLI, translated from the coding sequence GTGCAGCACAAGGTTAAATTAACAGGTGTGAGTAAGCAATATACCTTATATCGAACGAATACAGAGAAACTACTTGATATTTTGACACCAAAGTCAATGAAGAAGGAAAAGCAGAGAAACTTCTATGCACTTCGAGATATTTCATTAGAGATTAAAGATGGTGAAACCGTTGGTGTTGTAGGAATCAACGGATCTGGTAAATCGACAATTTCTAATATTCTTTCACATGTGATCCCACCAACAGAGGGGCAAATCGATATTAATGGAGAGCCTTCATTGATTGCAATAAATGTAGGACTTAACAATAATTTAAGTGGCTATGACAATATTGAACTTAAGTTACTCATGCATGGATTCTCAAGAAATGAAGTAGATCAACTAACTCCTTCTATCGAAGACTTTGCTGATATTGGAGATTTCATGAATCAGCCAGTTAAAAAATATTCATCGGGTATGAAGTCTAGGCTTGGTTTCGCGATATCAGTGCATACCAATCCAGATCTTTTAATTGTAGATGAAGCCTTATCAGTTGGAGACAAAACTTTTTACCAAAAATGTTTAGATAAAATCAATGAATTTAAATCACAAGGTAAAACGATTATCTTTATTAGCCATTCAATTGGACAAATAAAAAGTATTTCTGATCGCGTTCTCTGGCTTCATAATGGAGAGCTAAAAGAATTTGGTGAAACGAAAACGGTCCTCGAAAATTACGAAGAGTATATAAATTGGTTTAACAAACTTTCAAATGAAGCTAAACAAGCTCATAAGGAAGAGTTAAAAGACAAGCGCTCAACGATCGTGGCCCCTAACCATCAGGAAAAAAAAGTTATAGAGCCAGAAGAGAAACCATATGACCCGGATATTTTGCCTTCTAGATATACTCAGAAAAAAAAGAAAGTTCGAGTTAAAAGCAAAAAACAATTAAATTTAGCATTTCCATTACAGCTATCAATATTTGTTTTAGCTTTTATTATTAGTGGGATATTCTTAGTTTCTCCGACTATAGGGACTAGTGTTTCAGAGGGAAATGAAGAAGATAATGCAGATTTGGTTGAGCAAGAGGAGATTGAACAGGAATCCCTTTTTAATGAAGATAAGGAAGGGTATATTTCTGTTGAAGAAGCAGCTTTATATCAAGATGCACATTTAAATATAGAGGATACAGTCTTACCATTTGCTTCTAAAGTAACAATTATAGGAGAAATGCAGAATCTAATGCTTATCTAG
- a CDS encoding ABC transporter permease codes for MKEILKYKELLYFLVHKELRVRYRNTFFGYFWTLLEPLGLMLIFTLVFMVIARVSIENYTLFLVSGLIPFMYTQHSVSRGTKSLTSNGSLIKKIYFPRELFPITVTASSLVNLLISLILVAAYSLYINGSIPLVGLAVLPFVILLQTVLLLGIVFVFSCVNVYFRDVEFIVGLLMRGWMYLSAVMYPLLQVKEQLGGYFILFQLNPMVTILTIYRWIFHGGELTPTWGMIAYTITFSLVIFFGGWKFFKVMSRKIGEVM; via the coding sequence ATGAAAGAGATTCTGAAGTATAAAGAACTGCTGTATTTTCTTGTTCATAAAGAACTACGCGTTCGTTATCGAAATACGTTTTTTGGTTATTTTTGGACGTTACTAGAGCCATTGGGTTTGATGTTGATTTTTACGTTAGTTTTTATGGTGATTGCGCGTGTATCGATTGAAAATTATACCTTGTTCCTTGTATCGGGCTTAATTCCATTTATGTATACGCAACACTCTGTTTCAAGAGGAACAAAAAGCTTAACGTCAAATGGATCCTTGATTAAAAAAATCTATTTTCCTAGAGAATTGTTTCCTATTACAGTAACGGCATCAAGCCTGGTCAATTTGTTAATATCACTTATACTCGTGGCAGCCTATTCGTTGTACATTAATGGTTCCATACCATTAGTTGGACTAGCTGTTCTACCATTTGTCATTCTTCTGCAGACAGTGTTGCTACTCGGCATTGTATTTGTTTTTTCTTGTGTAAATGTCTATTTTAGAGATGTTGAATTTATTGTTGGACTTCTCATGCGTGGCTGGATGTATTTGTCGGCTGTTATGTATCCATTACTTCAAGTAAAGGAACAGCTTGGTGGATATTTTATTTTGTTTCAGTTAAATCCGATGGTAACAATATTAACAATCTACAGATGGATCTTTCATGGTGGCGAATTGACACCAACTTGGGGGATGATTGCCTATACGATCACTTTCTCATTGGTTATCTTTTTTGGAGGTTGGAAATTCTTCAAGGTCATGAGTCGTAAGATCGGGGAAGTGATGTAA
- a CDS encoding sugar transferase, with translation MSLVGPRPERNFFADQFQKDNKWFNYRNTVKPGITGYAQVMGKYTTNVDKKLKFDLHYIRNYSLWLDFIILLRTILVVINKAKSEGEVKKTKKVGIFAKKQEDF, from the coding sequence ATGTCATTAGTTGGACCACGTCCTGAAAGAAATTTCTTTGCGGATCAATTTCAGAAGGATAACAAATGGTTTAACTACCGAAATACTGTTAAGCCAGGAATTACTGGTTATGCACAAGTGATGGGAAAATACACAACAAATGTGGATAAGAAACTTAAGTTTGATCTACATTATATCCGTAATTACTCGCTGTGGTTGGATTTTATTATTCTTCTCAGAACAATATTGGTTGTTATTAATAAGGCCAAATCTGAAGGTGAAGTGAAGAAGACAAAAAAAGTGGGTATCTTTGCAAAAAAACAAGAAGACTTTTGA
- a CDS encoding ribitol-5-phosphate dehydrogenase gives MINQVYRLVYPGQFEVTYKPRTINSDKVIIRPKFLSVCNADQRYYQGKRDASVLEKKLPMSLIHEGVGEVVYDPKEEFEVGQPVVMIPNLPIEQDDHMDENYLRSSRFRSSGYDGFMQDYVFMRHDRLVPLFKELDIHTAAFLELVSVAMHGITRFNFKSHDRKQTIGVWGDGNLGYITSILLKNKYPESEVVLFGKTKRKIEYFTFIDKSYLINNIPSDVEIDHAFECVGGLGSEMAIEQIIDCIKPQGSISLLGVSEDPVEINTRMVLEKGITLFGSSRSGRNDFVDTVDFLEQNKEVISYLNHLVTKVVTINNIDDIRHAFEEDQVSAWGKTVLEWKI, from the coding sequence ATGATAAACCAAGTCTATCGTCTAGTTTATCCTGGTCAATTTGAAGTCACTTATAAACCAAGGACAATTAATTCAGATAAAGTAATTATCCGACCAAAATTTTTATCTGTTTGTAATGCGGATCAAAGGTATTATCAAGGTAAGAGAGATGCCTCAGTACTCGAAAAAAAATTACCAATGTCACTCATACACGAGGGCGTTGGAGAAGTAGTGTACGATCCTAAAGAGGAATTTGAAGTCGGTCAGCCAGTTGTAATGATTCCGAATTTGCCAATTGAACAAGATGATCACATGGATGAAAATTACTTGAGATCTTCCCGTTTTCGTTCAAGTGGATATGATGGATTTATGCAAGATTATGTATTTATGCGACATGATCGTTTAGTTCCACTATTCAAAGAACTAGATATTCATACAGCCGCATTTTTAGAACTAGTAAGTGTAGCAATGCATGGGATTACGCGTTTTAATTTTAAATCTCATGATCGTAAACAGACTATTGGAGTTTGGGGGGATGGGAACCTTGGTTATATTACATCGATATTGCTTAAAAATAAATATCCCGAATCTGAAGTTGTTTTGTTTGGGAAAACCAAACGTAAAATAGAATATTTTACATTTATTGATAAATCATATTTGATAAATAACATACCATCTGATGTAGAGATTGATCATGCATTTGAATGTGTGGGTGGACTTGGTAGTGAGATGGCAATTGAACAAATTATAGACTGTATAAAACCACAAGGCTCTATCTCTCTTTTAGGTGTAAGTGAAGACCCTGTTGAAATAAACACTAGAATGGTATTGGAAAAGGGCATTACTTTATTTGGAAGTAGCAGAAGTGGTAGAAATGATTTTGTTGATACAGTTGACTTTCTAGAACAAAATAAAGAAGTAATTAGCTATCTAAATCATTTAGTTACAAAGGTAGTCACGATAAATAATATTGATGATATACGCCATGCTTTTGAAGAAGATCAAGTCTCCGCATGGGGGAAGACGGTCTTGGAATGGAAAATCTAA
- a CDS encoding IspD/TarI family cytidylyltransferase, translated as MIYGMILAGGNGSRMGNTHLPKQFLTLDDTPILIHTIEKFLLNQKLDAILILVPEKWLNYTGDIIKKYIGGMDKIKLVKGGNTRNETIMSGIAYIENTFGSTDEDIIVTHDSVRPFLTHRIIEDNINAALEFGACDTVIEAIDTIVESKNNETITDIPIREKMYQGQTPQSFNIKTLKNAYESLNEEERDILSDAAKICLLRGHTVKLVKGEVYNIKITTPYDLKVAEAIIKDSTYAERDPEEVATV; from the coding sequence ATGATTTATGGAATGATTTTAGCTGGTGGCAATGGTAGTAGAATGGGTAATACACATCTCCCTAAACAATTTCTTACATTAGACGACACGCCTATATTAATTCATACAATTGAAAAATTCTTGTTAAATCAAAAGTTAGATGCAATTTTAATTTTAGTACCTGAGAAATGGTTGAATTATACAGGAGATATTATAAAGAAATATATTGGCGGAATGGATAAAATTAAACTTGTAAAAGGCGGAAACACTCGTAATGAAACAATAATGTCTGGTATTGCATATATAGAAAATACTTTCGGCTCAACAGATGAAGATATTATTGTTACACACGACTCGGTTCGACCATTTCTAACACATCGAATTATCGAAGATAACATTAATGCTGCACTAGAATTTGGTGCTTGTGATACGGTGATTGAGGCAATTGATACTATTGTAGAATCAAAAAATAATGAAACCATTACTGATATACCAATTCGAGAAAAAATGTATCAAGGTCAAACCCCCCAAAGTTTTAATATTAAAACTTTGAAAAATGCTTATGAGAGTCTTAACGAAGAAGAAAGAGATATTCTTTCTGATGCTGCCAAAATATGTTTACTTAGAGGTCATACTGTTAAATTAGTTAAAGGCGAAGTTTATAATATAAAAATAACAACACCGTATGATTTAAAAGTGGCTGAAGCGATAATTAAGGACTCGACTTATGCTGAAAGGGATCCTGAAGAGGTGGCCACTGTATGA
- a CDS encoding CDP-glycerol glycerophosphotransferase family protein — translation MGEDGLGMENLNAEFGNRKRKWFQLNGDEKIKKFHFKIARSLFKFIFVSLYLSFCLIPIKKNQILFASDSRSDLSGNFLFIFEEIKRQKLNIDCKFMLKENVRKNPLTYVKLAYLLATSKKIIVDDYYAYVYPLKIRKEAELIQVWHAVGAFKRFGHSRAGLPGAPSSNSRTHRNYTKAIVSSNSVISYYAEGFGIEEQKVKSIGVPRTDVFFDDSYKKSKKEELYKTYPFTKGKKVIMFAPTFRGKGKTTAYFPFDQIDFKSIYEDLNEEYIFILKLHPFVKEQFKLPQEYKDFYYDFSAYREINDLLLISDVLITDYSSVCFEYALLNKPMVFFAFDVDEYTRNRDFYFSYKDFIPGPIVKTTNELISSIHQKDFNQEKVNKFVDLFYDQKDGKSSKRFVDILLKDN, via the coding sequence ATGGGGGAAGACGGTCTTGGAATGGAAAATCTAAATGCAGAATTTGGGAACCGGAAAAGAAAGTGGTTTCAATTGAATGGAGATGAAAAAATTAAAAAGTTTCATTTCAAAATAGCTCGAAGTCTTTTTAAGTTTATTTTTGTATCATTGTACCTATCATTTTGCCTTATCCCCATAAAAAAAAATCAAATACTTTTTGCTTCTGATAGTCGAAGTGATTTATCAGGTAATTTCTTATTCATATTTGAGGAAATAAAAAGACAGAAACTGAATATTGATTGTAAGTTTATGTTGAAAGAGAATGTACGTAAAAATCCATTGACTTACGTTAAACTTGCGTATTTATTAGCTACTTCAAAAAAAATAATTGTAGATGACTATTACGCTTATGTTTACCCTTTGAAAATTAGGAAAGAAGCAGAGCTTATCCAAGTATGGCATGCTGTTGGTGCGTTTAAACGATTCGGTCATAGTAGAGCAGGTTTGCCAGGGGCTCCATCTTCCAATTCAAGAACACATAGAAATTATACTAAGGCTATAGTTAGTTCTAATAGTGTAATCTCATATTATGCTGAAGGGTTTGGAATTGAAGAGCAGAAAGTGAAATCTATAGGTGTACCTAGAACGGATGTGTTCTTTGACGATTCCTATAAAAAAAGTAAAAAAGAGGAACTTTATAAAACGTATCCCTTTACAAAAGGTAAAAAAGTAATAATGTTTGCGCCTACTTTTCGAGGAAAAGGGAAAACAACGGCTTATTTCCCCTTTGATCAAATCGATTTCAAATCCATATATGAAGATTTAAATGAGGAATATATTTTTATATTAAAATTACATCCTTTTGTAAAAGAGCAGTTTAAATTGCCTCAAGAATATAAAGATTTTTACTATGATTTCTCTGCATATCGTGAAATAAATGATTTGTTATTAATCTCAGATGTGCTTATTACTGATTATTCTTCAGTGTGCTTTGAATATGCACTGTTAAATAAACCGATGGTGTTTTTTGCCTTCGATGTAGATGAATATACTAGAAATCGTGATTTTTATTTTTCATATAAAGATTTTATTCCTGGTCCAATAGTAAAAACAACAAATGAATTAATTTCTTCAATACACCAAAAAGATTTCAATCAAGAAAAAGTCAATAAATTTGTTGACTTATTTTATGATCAAAAAGATGGTAAATCAAGTAAACGTTTTGTTGATATTTTATTAAAAGATAATTAG
- a CDS encoding ABC transporter permease has translation MRNIFSIIKEQYKNKHLIFRLAGYEQRSKYQLHYLGMLWQIFNPLMQVLVFWAIFGLGIRGGADVGETPFFVWLVIGLIPWFFISPTILQGSNSVHQKIRMVSKMKFPISVLPSIVIVGNAMSFVLMLGILAIILLINRINPGIYILQLPYYLISLFTFLYVFTLFSSTIATIIRDYYQLLQAGMRMMFFLSPIVWVPYTMPDWMISFLQLNPFYYLFEGFRDTLLGRAWFFENLAYMSYFWTGILVLAFIGSYIHYKFKDSFVDYL, from the coding sequence ATGAGAAATATATTTAGTATCATAAAAGAACAGTATAAAAACAAACATCTCATTTTTAGACTTGCAGGTTATGAACAACGTAGCAAGTATCAGCTGCACTATTTGGGGATGCTATGGCAAATCTTTAATCCTTTGATGCAGGTCTTAGTATTTTGGGCGATTTTTGGTCTAGGAATAAGAGGCGGAGCAGATGTTGGTGAAACGCCTTTTTTTGTATGGCTAGTAATCGGTCTTATCCCTTGGTTTTTTATTAGTCCAACGATCCTCCAAGGTTCTAATAGTGTTCATCAAAAAATTCGAATGGTCTCTAAAATGAAGTTCCCTATTAGTGTACTGCCTTCGATTGTCATTGTAGGCAATGCCATGAGTTTTGTATTAATGTTGGGCATACTTGCAATAATTTTATTAATTAATCGAATTAACCCTGGAATCTATATACTGCAGCTTCCGTACTACTTAATAAGTTTATTCACATTTTTATATGTGTTTACACTTTTTAGTTCAACAATTGCTACTATCATTCGCGATTATTATCAATTATTACAAGCAGGTATGCGAATGATGTTCTTCTTGTCACCAATCGTTTGGGTACCATATACAATGCCTGATTGGATGATTTCATTTTTACAATTAAATCCATTCTATTATCTATTTGAAGGATTTCGTGACACGCTTTTAGGCAGAGCTTGGTTTTTTGAAAATCTAGCATATATGAGCTACTTCTGGACAGGCATTCTTGTTCTTGCATTTATAGGCTCATACATTCATTACAAATTCAAAGATAGCTTTGTTGATTATTTATGA
- a CDS encoding glycosyltransferase family 2 protein, with the protein MGNVNEPVKITVLIVTKNEERFISELILKLHEQTVNEQDYEIIIIDGMSTDKTVDKVQSFKDINPNLIKLISNPKQTLPLAWNLGIQAARGDYILRIDGHTLIPEDFLENYLKLIEKQPGVECVGGIINSEGTGFQGTINQYVYSHSFGVGNSKFRTIKGVWEGFVDTVPYGAYKREVFEKVGYFNEDLKRNEDIEFHKRMKDQGMRFFMSTSIQSTYYVRLTLKGLIQKSLGDGTWTMIADQSVPGSLRIRHKAPLFAFLIGLAVLLLAVFFAPMRWVLGGVGLLYLAAAKLGKSWYHQTIWTSLFPTYHLDFFLSSFFPWLRLF; encoded by the coding sequence ATGGGAAATGTTAATGAACCAGTGAAAATTACTGTTTTGATTGTCACAAAAAACGAAGAACGCTTTATAAGTGAACTGATTTTAAAGTTACATGAGCAGACAGTTAATGAACAAGATTATGAAATAATTATTATAGATGGAATGTCAACTGATAAAACTGTAGATAAGGTACAATCATTTAAAGATATTAATCCAAATCTCATTAAACTTATCTCAAACCCAAAACAAACCCTTCCCCTGGCTTGGAATCTTGGCATTCAAGCAGCCAGGGGTGATTATATTCTTCGGATTGATGGGCATACTCTAATTCCAGAGGACTTTTTAGAGAATTACCTTAAGCTAATAGAGAAGCAACCAGGTGTTGAGTGTGTTGGTGGAATTATTAATTCTGAAGGAACAGGTTTCCAAGGAACAATTAATCAATATGTCTATTCGCATTCATTTGGTGTAGGAAATTCCAAATTTCGAACTATTAAAGGGGTATGGGAAGGATTTGTTGATACCGTTCCATATGGTGCGTATAAGCGAGAGGTCTTTGAAAAGGTTGGGTATTTTAATGAGGACCTAAAGCGAAATGAGGATATTGAGTTTCATAAGCGAATGAAGGATCAGGGAATGCGCTTTTTTATGTCTACATCGATTCAATCAACGTATTATGTTCGGCTAACATTAAAGGGCTTGATTCAAAAGTCATTAGGTGATGGAACGTGGACGATGATTGCTGATCAATCTGTTCCAGGTAGTTTACGGATCAGACATAAAGCTCCTTTGTTTGCTTTTCTAATTGGATTAGCGGTGCTCTTGCTTGCTGTTTTCTTTGCGCCTATGCGTTGGGTGCTAGGTGGTGTCGGGTTGCTTTATCTTGCTGCAGCCAAGCTGGGCAAGTCGTGGTATCATCAAACAATCTGGACTTCGCTATTTCCTACCTACCATTTGGACTTTTTTCTGTCTTCATTTTTTCCGTGGCTTAGGTTGTTTTAA
- a CDS encoding ABC transporter ATP-binding protein — protein sequence MSNAIEVNHIKKAFRKPTEKTIKGQLISLFKHEKTIDKFQALEDVSFTVKKGEGYAIIGKNGAGKSTLFKVISGVIVPDSGQIKLNGTLMPLIELSAGLSGDLSGMENIRLNCAIYGLKKRQIEELLPVIVEFAELDEFIHTPVKFYSSGMKARLGFSIAVHIETDIVLIDEVLAVGDRDFKKKCNKKMLEMKEAGKTIVIVSHSMGPLKKLCDRAIVLNRGKVEAEGDIHEMIDLYESN from the coding sequence ATGAGTAATGCCATTGAAGTGAATCATATAAAAAAAGCGTTTCGAAAGCCAACGGAAAAGACAATTAAAGGTCAATTAATCTCTTTATTTAAGCATGAAAAGACCATCGACAAATTTCAAGCACTGGAGGACGTATCGTTCACCGTAAAAAAAGGTGAAGGCTACGCGATTATTGGGAAAAATGGTGCAGGTAAGAGTACTTTATTTAAAGTAATCTCTGGTGTTATTGTTCCTGATAGCGGGCAGATTAAGCTTAATGGCACGTTGATGCCTTTAATTGAGTTAAGTGCCGGTTTAAGTGGAGACTTATCAGGTATGGAGAATATTCGTCTAAACTGTGCGATCTACGGATTGAAAAAGCGACAGATTGAAGAGTTACTACCAGTCATTGTTGAGTTTGCAGAGCTTGATGAATTTATTCATACACCTGTTAAATTTTATTCATCTGGAATGAAAGCACGACTTGGATTCTCTATTGCTGTTCACATTGAGACGGACATTGTCTTAATTGATGAAGTATTAGCGGTTGGAGATCGAGATTTCAAAAAAAAGTGTAATAAAAAAATGCTTGAGATGAAAGAAGCAGGTAAAACAATTGTGATTGTTTCTCATAGTATGGGACCATTAAAAAAACTTTGTGATCGAGCGATTGTCTTAAATCGAGGTAAGGTCGAAGCAGAGGGTGACATTCATGAAATGATCGACCTGTATGAATCGAACTAA
- a CDS encoding CDP-glycerol glycerophosphotransferase family protein encodes MFKSLYKLFNLLPIKQDRITFASDSRIEMDGNFGFVYENMLKQGLNYDYKFMLKSAITEKKTLKETIQLAYWFATSKKIILDDFYPIIYPLKIREEADLIQVWHAVGAFKTFGYSRVGRPGGPSIKSLNHRNYTKAVVSSKNIVRHYAEGFGIDEAAVAPIGVPRTDIFFDEKYKENKREELYNQYPFLKNKKVILFAPTFRGNGQSSAHYPYDVLNLDKLYNELKDEYVFIFKVHPFIKNKITIPYHYVDFFYDFSEYREVNDLLFITDILITDYSSVCFEYALLRKPMIFFSYDVEEYIQKRDFYFDYQSFIPGVLAKSTDDIVNSITNNEFESERIEPFVQYFFDDLDGNSSERFVNELIKEDVQ; translated from the coding sequence ATTTTCAAATCATTATATAAATTATTCAACCTCCTACCAATTAAGCAAGATAGAATAACATTTGCGTCAGATAGTAGAATTGAGATGGATGGGAACTTTGGCTTTGTTTATGAAAATATGCTTAAGCAAGGATTGAATTATGACTACAAGTTTATGTTGAAATCTGCTATCACAGAAAAGAAAACATTAAAAGAGACAATTCAACTAGCATATTGGTTTGCAACTTCTAAAAAAATAATTTTAGATGATTTTTATCCTATAATTTATCCATTAAAAATACGTGAAGAAGCAGATTTGATACAGGTATGGCATGCAGTAGGAGCATTTAAAACATTTGGATACAGCCGAGTAGGTAGACCAGGCGGACCATCAATTAAATCATTAAATCACAGAAATTATACAAAAGCAGTTGTTAGTTCAAAGAACATTGTACGTCATTATGCTGAAGGGTTCGGTATAGATGAAGCTGCTGTAGCTCCAATTGGTGTTCCAAGAACTGATATCTTCTTTGATGAAAAATATAAAGAAAATAAAAGAGAAGAACTTTATAATCAGTATCCATTTTTGAAAAATAAAAAAGTTATCTTGTTTGCACCAACATTCCGAGGAAATGGACAAAGTTCTGCTCATTACCCATATGATGTATTAAATTTGGATAAGTTATATAATGAATTAAAAGATGAATATGTATTTATCTTTAAAGTGCATCCATTCATAAAAAATAAAATTACTATTCCTTATCATTATGTAGATTTCTTTTATGATTTTTCAGAGTATAGAGAAGTGAATGATTTGTTGTTTATAACAGATATCCTTATCACAGACTACTCTTCAGTATGCTTTGAATACGCATTGTTAAGAAAGCCAATGATATTCTTCTCATATGATGTTGAAGAATACATCCAAAAACGGGATTTTTACTTTGACTATCAATCTTTTATTCCTGGTGTTTTAGCTAAGTCTACTGATGACATAGTTAATAGTATTACTAATAATGAATTTGAATCAGAACGTATCGAGCCATTTGTCCAATACTTTTTCGATGATTTAGATGGAAATTCGAGTGAAAGATTTGTAAATGAACTAATAAAAGAAGACGTTCAATGA
- a CDS encoding sugar transferase, whose product MLNIFPNKFARGFIIVIDLFIIIMAYVLAFTARYERIAPRNIEAFMSVIPWILLISVVFICIYEVDRLIQYDVWDIVRKLAVSLTFIMLLTMTASFLFREFALPRSVIILAHVFAFVMLLTWKVLYTKYNQLSRKGKLMFIGAESEFNEMEDNLSQFLSNNGNAKYYDKKSSVQQLKSQLLNYDFVFLSSSLEEDKKNRIIFHAMKNNKLVYVVPTVNELLVMNTSVTTLDDTMVMQVKPFTLPVAQLALKRITDIVFSLAILVPTLPVCLIAALVIKLEDGGSIFFKQDRIGKDHKQFQILKFRSMVENAEEKTGPTLAQSGDDRITKIGRFMRKTRIDELPQAD is encoded by the coding sequence ATGCTAAATATTTTTCCCAATAAATTTGCCAGAGGATTTATCATTGTTATAGACCTCTTTATTATTATAATGGCGTACGTACTTGCTTTTACAGCACGATACGAACGGATTGCTCCTCGAAATATCGAAGCGTTTATGTCGGTTATTCCGTGGATTTTATTAATTAGTGTAGTGTTTATATGTATCTATGAAGTGGATCGACTCATTCAGTATGATGTATGGGATATTGTTCGAAAGCTTGCGGTTTCATTAACATTTATCATGCTCTTAACAATGACCGCTTCATTTTTATTTAGAGAATTTGCCTTACCACGTTCTGTTATCATTCTTGCTCATGTTTTTGCGTTTGTGATGCTTCTTACTTGGAAAGTACTCTATACAAAATATAATCAACTTTCCCGAAAAGGTAAGCTAATGTTCATTGGAGCGGAGTCTGAATTTAATGAGATGGAAGACAATCTCTCGCAATTCCTTTCTAACAACGGGAATGCGAAGTACTACGATAAAAAATCGAGTGTACAGCAGCTTAAATCACAGCTCTTAAACTATGATTTTGTCTTCTTAAGTTCTTCACTTGAAGAAGATAAAAAGAACCGAATCATTTTCCATGCGATGAAAAACAATAAGTTAGTCTATGTCGTTCCAACTGTTAATGAGTTATTAGTAATGAACACGTCCGTTACAACACTTGATGATACAATGGTTATGCAGGTTAAACCATTTACATTGCCTGTTGCTCAGTTAGCATTAAAACGCATCACAGATATTGTCTTTTCACTGGCGATTTTAGTACCAACCTTGCCAGTCTGTTTAATTGCTGCATTAGTTATTAAACTAGAAGACGGAGGCTCAATTTTCTTCAAACAGGATCGTATAGGCAAGGATCATAAACAATTTCAGATATTGAAATTCCGTTCAATGGTTGAAAATGCCGAAGAGAAAACAGGACCAACCTTGGCTCAATCTGGTGATGATCGTATTACAAAGATCGGTCGTTTTATGCGTAAGACACGCATCGATGAGCTGCCCCAAGCTGATTAA